The sequence below is a genomic window from Oreochromis aureus strain Israel breed Guangdong linkage group 12, ZZ_aureus, whole genome shotgun sequence.
aaagaaagaaaagaattacAAATGTGACCTTGACCTTGGGCCAAAGTTGGGTGAAGACCCATTAGGTGATAATTATGTGCAAGCGTGATTAAATAATGACCAATACTGTAGCAGGAGTCGCAATTCTTGTGAATTGTGAACAGATGTGTGGATGGATGACGGACTCCTGACTCATAAGTACAGTAGACCTTCAGCTCAATGAGCTAAAATatcatcaaacaaaattttTCTTATGAAACGTACactataaaaactaaaaactaaattgATAATACCCTTGTTACTAACATATTATGATGGAATAACACTGACTGTTTAAGAGAGGATTTAGCTGTCACGCCCTAATCTCTTCATACCTTTACATGTCTTTGGAACTGCTGGACAGTCTTCAACAACATGACTGACTGGAGGGCTTCAAACTCCTGAGCAATGAGGGCCAGCGCCAGCACGGATGGCTGTGAACAGGAACAGATTAATTAGTCCTGATACTCCAAACTAATGCTGCTATGCTGTGAAAGTGTCACCTTGTCTTACTTTTGCTTTAGAGAAAACAAGCCGGCATAAGCAGGCTTTTAGCTGGGCTTCCAGTCTCCCAATGCTTGGGATCTCCTCCCTTAAAATATAGAGGGAATCCTAATGTGATCTGCTAGTACAAGCCTCAGTCAGCAGTAACTATTTGACCAGCTCCAATCAGTCTGGAGCAGCATTAGCAACaagaaaaagtaaatacaaaaaaatatttacctTCCAGCAGACAGGGACGTGAAGGCTGAGTAGTAGAGGTGTAGAAAGGTTAAGGCTGTCACTGCTTTGGGCTCCACACTGAGCTTCTCTGAGATGATCTTCTCCATACGACACAGGTCTGACACGGTGAACTTGCTTTGGCTGATGCGAATAAGCTCATGAGTGGGTGAGACATTGCTTTCCTCCTCAACCATTTTGGCAGCAATGTGAAGACAGCAAACTCCGATACAGGGCAAATGCTTAGGCTGCACCTATCATCAACAGAAATGAGCCAAAATCCAATGAATCAAAGTCAAAGGACACTAAAGGACATTAAACATGCACAGTTGCAGTTTTGGCGTTTAACTTGGAATTCTTACTTTCATAATGGTGAGAAATCTATCAAGTAAATTGACAGCTTGAACAAAAGTTTGGGTGCAGTAGCCAAAGAAGCTGGTCAGGCTCCACAGTTCTTCCACTCTGGTGTCTCTGCATTTTGCAGATACTCCGCTGTGATTCTACAAATGTACCACTATATATTAGAAAGGCATCACTGAAAATAGCAGTCATTTTAGCAAAGACATATGCCTGCAAAcacagctaaaaaaaaccccacaaaaacaaaagtaggTCAGTGGGTTACCTCTGTGGAGGCAGACTCCATCAACTTCAGGCCAGTCTCCCTGGGAAGAAAGTTGTACTCTGTCGCACAACATGACTTCAACTCTTTTAAGAGCAAACTGTCAACGTCCTGAAGATCCCTCATCTGgaaaacaacacagtgtaatatTTGTTTCTTATTTTCCATTAAAATCCAAGAGACTGTCAGAGTAAGCCTATGTTAACTGTAACTGTTGCCTCCTAAACCACACCTACATGCTGTCCGGTATCccgaagaaaaaataaataaataaataaataataatatataaccTGGCGatcgttacaatattataagTGATTTATTAAGTGAATGCATAAAATATGTCGAAGCACAACAACTAAACCACCACCAAATCGAAGTAGATGTAGATATTTGAGCTAAATGACCACTGACCTGAAACTAGGTCACCGGGCTAATCCAAACAGGGAGATGATTACATATTACAGAAGGGGCCGAATTAATAGAGCTAGGCTATTTCCTTCTTTGGGGTTTTAGAAATTgtgttttgaaaaacaaaaacatctatAATTGCCAAAAAAACATTCGGGGGGCGTCACCCACACAAAGTACTCCTGTGTAAGCTAATTTAGCTAGCGCTAATCAAGCAGTCGTTTTACCTTGCCCAGGAGCGGAAGGCGTGCAGGATAGTAACAGCTCCGTGACTTCAATTTAGATTTCACTCCTCCATGTTTCCATTTTGATTAAGATGATTGACgggaaataataaaataagacCTCGATCACCGTCGAAGAGCGACAACCCCCTCCCCGCCGCCCGTAATAAACAAGCAGCTCCGGACCTGCTGGAGAAAACTACTTTAACCATCATGCATCTCTAGAAACGCAACGTCTTGCCTGTTTGCGTCACAAAGTGGCACAAAAA
It includes:
- the LOC116326281 gene encoding cyclin-G2-like isoform X1, giving the protein MRDLQDVDSLLLKELKSCCATEYNFLPRETGLKLMESASTENHSGVSAKCRDTRVEELWSLTSFFGYCTQTFVQAVNLLDRFLTIMKVQPKHLPCIGVCCLHIAAKMVEEESNVSPTHELIRISQSKFTVSDLCRMEKIISEKLSVEPKAVTALTFLHLYYSAFTSLSAGREEIPSIGRLEAQLKACLCRLVFSKAKPSVLALALIAQEFEALQSVMLLKTVQQFQRHVKISDSELLHWKEHVAKCMVEYRSSECNKPDNKKLVWIVSRRTAQNLQTSHFSVPGLPTIPERSWDESESEDSCEDMSCGEDSPCGSLGSDGEGAFFPSTFLSCRE
- the LOC116326281 gene encoding cyclin-G2-like isoform X2 codes for the protein MRDLQDVDSLLLKELKSCCATEYNFLPRETGLKLMESASTEVQPKHLPCIGVCCLHIAAKMVEEESNVSPTHELIRISQSKFTVSDLCRMEKIISEKLSVEPKAVTALTFLHLYYSAFTSLSAGREEIPSIGRLEAQLKACLCRLVFSKAKPSVLALALIAQEFEALQSVMLLKTVQQFQRHVKISDSELLHWKEHVAKCMVEYRSSECNKPDNKKLVWIVSRRTAQNLQTSHFSVPGLPTIPERSWDESESEDSCEDMSCGEDSPCGSLGSDGEGAFFPSTFLSCRE